GACGAACGCAGCGCCTCGGGCGCCAGCATCACTTCCTGCACGGCCGGCAGCGGCGGCAGGGGGGCGGTCTGGATGCTGCGGCCGCCGTCGCGCGCCACCAGCAGGCGCAGCCGGTGCGGGCCGGGCGCGGACAGGGCCAGGGCGGCGACCAGGATGTCGGCCTCGACGGGGGGGCCGGCCCAGGCATAGTCCAGCGCCTTGCAGGAGGCTTCCAGCCGCTTCAGGTGCCGCGCCAGCAGCGGCATGCGGCGCTGGGCATCGACCAGGATGGTCTCGATCAGTTCGGGTTGCATGGGACGCTCCTGGGGAAGGGGGGACGGGCGCGGGCCGCGTTCTATCCTACTACCGGCCCGGGGAATTTGGGCCCTCAGGCCTTGAGAATGCGGGCTTTCCAGTGGCATTCCTGCCATTCGGAGGCCGGATCGGAGTCATGGACGATGCCGCCGCCCACGCCGTAGACGCCGGCGCCCGCCGCGTCCACGACCAGCGTGCGGATCGCCACGTTCAGCGAGAAATCGCCGTCCGGCGCCAGCCAGCCGATGCTGCCGCAGTACAGGCCGCGCGGCGCGATCTCCATCTGGCGGATGCGGCGCATGGCGGCGATCTTGGGCGCGCCGGTGATGGAGCCGCAGGGGAACAGCGCGCGCAGCACGTCTTCCAGCGAGGCGCGGGGGGCGCGCGCCGAGACGGTGGACGTCATGGTCCAGACCGTGGGATAGCGTTCCAGCGAGAACAGCGCGTCCACCGTCACCGAGCCGGGCTCGGCCAGCCGGCCCAGGTCGTTGCGCAGCAGGTCCACGATCATCAGGTTCTCGGCGCGGTTCTTCTCGCTGGCCAGCAGCTCGCGGCCCAGGCGCTCGTCCTCGGTCCGGTCGGGATGGCGCGGCGCCGTGCCCTTCATGGGCCGGGTGGTCAGGCGCTCGCCGTCGCGCCGGATGAACAGTTCGGGCGAGAAGGACAGCACGCTGCGCTCGCCGTCCTGGATGAAGGCGGCGTGCGCCACCGGATTGCGCGCGGCGATGCGGCGGTAAAGCGTGGCCGGATCGCCGGCCAGGCGCAGG
The Achromobacter sp. AONIH1 DNA segment above includes these coding regions:
- a CDS encoding aminodeoxychorismate synthase component I — protein: MLCRFEDRLAGRALRLDGLRRRIEARAAAEVGPALQAIEAERRQGRWVALMLDYELGEWLLPEAARAAPGGPWTPPADDGRPRLRALVFDGKTDEAPWDSPGPDAPAATLTPAAPRMAEADYLRRIDEIRDLIGAGELYQVNYTQPLDLRLAGDPATLYRRIAARNPVAHAAFIQDGERSVLSFSPELFIRRDGERLTTRPMKGTAPRHPDRTEDERLGRELLASEKNRAENLMIVDLLRNDLGRLAEPGSVTVDALFSLERYPTVWTMTSTVSARAPRASLEDVLRALFPCGSITGAPKIAAMRRIRQMEIAPRGLYCGSIGWLAPDGDFSLNVAIRTLVVDAAGAGVYGVGGGIVHDSDPASEWQECHWKARILKA